In the Candidatus Bathyarchaeia archaeon genome, AGGCGGGTTTGGGCTTCGGTTGAATCTAAACCGTTTTCGCCGGTTTTGAGTTCTTCCATCGCTTCTTCAGGCTTTAATGAGTGCCAAAGCTTCACTAGTTACAACCCCAGTTTCAGCTAAACGTTCACCTCAGCCCCTATAGCTTTTTCTGAAAAAACCGTCCTGATTTAATTTTGAGTTTGCCGTTTGTGTTTAAAAAATCCCCTGAGGAGAAGTGTTTGGATGAAGGATAAGCTACTTTATTTCAGGGAGTGTAAGATTGCTGCTTAAGTCTTATATGTGAAAATGATAAAACTATCAGTACAATCAGAAGGCGAAAACATGACCAAAAACATACAAGCCTTAGCGCTTGTAGGAGTATGTGCCGTTTTGGTGATAGCCAACGTAGCAAGCATCGCATACTATAACCCACTGGTTGCAGACAAAGAGTCTCAAATTTCCTCCTTGAACATGCAAGCAATCTCGACACAGTCCCAGATTTCGGACCTTCAAAACCAAAAGGAAACCTTGCAAAACGAGGTCTCTGCACTAAACAGCGAAATCGTGCGTCTTAACGGAGTGATTGAAGATCTGAAAAACCAAGCAGCCCAAAGAGACTCAGAGATGGCAAACAAAGACAGATATATTGACGGCTTAAACAGTCAAATTCGAAGTTTGGCTGATGAAGTGAACAACTTGAATAGCCAAGTTTCAAATCTGGGCGGTCAAATTACCCGGTTAAGGTCGGCAAATATAGTTACGGCTTTGGGGGCTAATGAGATTTTGAATTCAACACCGCATCACCTCTACATATCTGGTTCGGTCATAAACACGGGTGGCGGAATGGCGTACGATGCAGGTTTGCAGTGGTTGCATATACCGTGGCGGGGGAGTTAGCGATTAACATGACCGTTCCGTTCTCGGGCACGTTTGGCAGTGGTCCAGGCGAGAGCAGCTCAGTGCAGCTTTCAATGGTGGGTACTGCAGAGGAAGTTAATGTGAGGGTCAACATATTCCACGAAGGCGTTTTGGGGTCTTGGGAAATCACGCCTGTTTGGAAAAACCCTCCATAACCCACTTTTATTTGGAAACCTTGCGCATTTTTTCAGTTGGGTCGAAAGGTTCTTAAGTGAATAGGTCTTTCTCCTAACGGCAACAGCATCCAATTCACAGTTAAGCATAAGACATGCCTTATTCTGGAAATAGGCGGTTTGTGCGAACTGAAAAGGTTAAAATACTCGAATAGAGAGGTGAAAAGATATGGAAAACATATACGCAGCAATGCTCCTTCATAAGGCAGGTAAAGAAATAAACGAAGAAACCGTTACTGCAGTTCTAAACGCCGCAGGCGTCACCATTGACGCAGTCCAAGTTAAAGCCCTTGTTGCTTCACTCTCTGAGGTTAACATTGACGAGGCAATCAAAGCAGCACCAACCATGATGGCCGCGGCTCCAGTTGCAGCAGCACCAGCAGCAGAATCAAAACCAGCCGCTCCAAAGGAAGAGAAGAAGAAAGCTGAAGACGAGAAAGCCAAAGAAGAAGCAGCACTTGAAGGATTAGGCGCTCTATTCGGTTAAACGCCAACCTTTCCATTTTTAAATTTCTTTTTCACACCCAAGAAAATTAGTTATTTTCGTTAATCAAAAAAGGTTCTTGAAGTGGTCAGC is a window encoding:
- the rpl12p gene encoding 50S ribosomal protein P1: MENIYAAMLLHKAGKEINEETVTAVLNAAGVTIDAVQVKALVASLSEVNIDEAIKAAPTMMAAAPVAAAPAAESKPAAPKEEKKKAEDEKAKEEAALEGLGALFG